One segment of Candidatus Eremiobacterota bacterium DNA contains the following:
- a CDS encoding nucleotidyltransferase domain-containing protein, producing the protein MTAKNASLDQALHKLLLSLKEKTREVLGDRLAAMVLSGSRARGDSEPDSDIDVLIVHRGGISREEKARLVEECCALCEDKVVVFTYSTEEAWHTWCTPFLENVRREGIEL; encoded by the coding sequence ATGACCGCAAAAAACGCTTCTCTTGACCAGGCGCTTCACAAGCTCCTTCTCTCATTAAAAGAAAAAACAAGGGAAGTGCTGGGCGACCGCCTTGCGGCGATGGTGCTCTCCGGCTCCCGGGCCCGGGGAGACAGCGAGCCCGACTCCGATATCGACGTGCTCATCGTCCATCGCGGCGGGATATCCCGCGAGGAGAAAGCGCGCCTCGTCGAGGAGTGCTGCGCGCTCTGCGAGGACAAGGTGGTGGTATTCACCTATTCCACCGAGGAAGCCTGGCATACCTGGTGCACTCCATTCCTTGAAAACGTGAGAAGGGAGGGCATAGAGCTGTGA
- a CDS encoding IPT/TIG domain-containing protein, producing the protein MKTGKLLAVLCVAAFMAFAMAGCGGGSGDAGGGYWGGGGSSSTTPVVSSVTNTSGTSTLTPGQECVIRGSNFGTRGGRVDTSKSYVTFVDNTTASSPLYATVYLYWGSDRINCLTPELVAGRQYTIIVTIIVSGQAVSSTSSASPGTNTITPTQGTNPPTISSISPSTVNAGQNVVITGTNFAATQATGSYVAAVNGDTVGTVVSWSNTQLTITIPSGATAGTYQIYVHTDAGGNSNLYNITVVSSSGPAITSVSPTTQGLGGQVIITGSGFGSSQGTNYVVFSGSTSVTQSTVSSWGDTQVICNIPLTSSQGSVNVYINVNGAYSNGYTITITSGTPVITSIVPGTVNQGAQITITGTGFTTTQGTITVGSTQIAVNSWTATQVVGTIPTTYAVGAAAVYVTAGGTNSSSYNISVVSASAPTISYITPSTATAGQGQTLTIVGTNLGTTQGTSTVTVSTTGAGIISWGTTGTSVQFTVPVALAAGTYSVYATISGTNTNTYPITLTTAAAPTITSGAQTLAGGGLCTLSGTNFGGTQGVGTVTFGGIAALAYGSWTSTGISCTVPYNCPPTGNVTVTTALGTASVAYTRTYAWGAASLRDSAAGGIDSPKVLFDRRTTNGGDALLVYQKHDGANTGIYSMRFSATGGWAAAVRIDAGGANCTSPDFAMDSNGKAIAVFVRGGTVIKSYTYDPATLVWTASTDLETAGAAAVATPKIAFDASNNAICVFRETIVAELQITARYWPSGGGWNAGALRLDSGDARDGEATPMIGFDGSNNGICTFLENDAGNTFAQLNARKYTAAGGWIIGSWGAPAVLSGGVNAASAPALAVQSGGTAAAVFVELGAVYCNRYTAGAWQAGGAATVLNAAAGSPYVAMDSSGYVYAVYVSGAGRTFVNRYVAAWTETQLDDGTAATTIPFIGFDPSGAYGMCGFVQSNRVVTRNYTASTNTWAAQQLVDGNTGNALTQLYIGAGSGPQRLPVWRDAGVPAIYSNIYR; encoded by the coding sequence ATGAAGACAGGGAAGTTATTGGCGGTGCTCTGTGTGGCGGCTTTCATGGCCTTTGCCATGGCGGGCTGCGGCGGAGGAAGCGGCGATGCCGGCGGCGGATACTGGGGAGGAGGAGGGAGCTCTTCCACGACGCCGGTTGTTTCAAGCGTGACCAACACATCAGGCACCTCGACCCTCACGCCGGGCCAGGAGTGCGTGATCAGGGGATCCAACTTTGGCACCCGGGGAGGGCGCGTGGACACCTCGAAGAGTTACGTGACCTTCGTGGACAACACGACGGCAAGCAGCCCTCTCTATGCAACAGTCTATCTTTACTGGGGCTCCGACAGGATTAACTGTCTCACGCCTGAGCTTGTGGCGGGCCGCCAGTACACCATCATAGTGACCATCATTGTGTCGGGCCAGGCGGTAAGCTCTACCTCGTCGGCTTCTCCAGGCACGAACACCATCACCCCCACCCAGGGGACAAACCCGCCGACCATTTCATCAATCAGCCCCTCGACGGTCAATGCCGGCCAGAACGTCGTGATCACCGGCACCAACTTTGCGGCCACCCAGGCCACGGGGAGCTATGTAGCCGCGGTCAATGGTGATACAGTGGGCACTGTGGTCTCGTGGAGCAACACGCAGCTCACCATTACGATACCTTCCGGCGCCACAGCAGGGACCTACCAGATCTATGTTCACACCGATGCGGGCGGGAACAGCAATCTTTACAACATCACCGTTGTCTCCTCTTCAGGGCCGGCGATCACTTCCGTGTCGCCCACCACGCAGGGCCTCGGCGGGCAGGTCATCATCACCGGGTCAGGCTTCGGGAGCAGCCAGGGCACCAATTACGTCGTATTTTCAGGGTCCACGTCGGTGACCCAGTCAACGGTCTCTTCATGGGGAGACACGCAGGTCATATGCAACATCCCGTTGACTTCATCTCAGGGCTCGGTGAATGTCTATATAAATGTAAACGGCGCTTACAGCAATGGGTATACTATCACCATCACCTCGGGAACGCCGGTCATCACGAGCATTGTGCCGGGAACGGTGAACCAGGGCGCCCAGATAACGATTACGGGAACGGGCTTCACGACGACACAGGGCACTATTACCGTGGGCTCGACGCAGATCGCTGTTAACTCCTGGACAGCTACACAAGTTGTAGGAACAATTCCCACAACATATGCAGTTGGTGCAGCGGCAGTCTATGTGACGGCAGGTGGAACCAACTCAAGTTCCTATAATATCAGTGTGGTTTCCGCTTCTGCGCCAACAATAAGCTATATTACTCCCTCCACTGCGACGGCAGGTCAAGGTCAGACCCTCACCATTGTGGGGACAAATCTGGGAACCACTCAAGGAACAAGCACTGTGACAGTAAGTACAACGGGCGCCGGGATTATTTCTTGGGGCACGACAGGAACAAGCGTCCAGTTCACAGTCCCTGTAGCACTTGCGGCAGGAACTTATAGTGTCTATGCTACTATCTCAGGTACTAATACCAACACCTATCCCATCACGCTCACCACTGCGGCGGCACCGACTATTACAAGCGGTGCGCAGACTCTTGCAGGTGGAGGTCTTTGTACTCTCAGCGGTACCAATTTTGGCGGAACTCAGGGTGTCGGTACGGTTACCTTCGGCGGTATTGCAGCACTCGCTTACGGTTCGTGGACTTCCACCGGTATTTCCTGCACGGTGCCCTATAACTGCCCTCCCACAGGGAATGTTACGGTAACAACAGCACTTGGTACGGCATCGGTGGCTTATACGAGGACCTATGCATGGGGAGCGGCATCTCTGCGCGATTCCGCGGCAGGGGGAATAGACTCACCCAAAGTGCTCTTTGACCGGCGGACCACTAATGGAGGAGATGCACTCCTTGTCTATCAAAAGCATGACGGAGCAAATACCGGTATCTACAGCATGCGGTTCTCCGCCACGGGAGGGTGGGCCGCTGCGGTCCGCATAGACGCCGGTGGAGCAAATTGCACAAGTCCTGATTTTGCCATGGACTCAAATGGGAAAGCCATTGCGGTTTTCGTGCGCGGGGGGACAGTAATCAAATCATATACCTATGATCCTGCAACGCTTGTATGGACGGCGAGCACTGATCTGGAGACTGCTGGCGCGGCAGCGGTGGCAACGCCCAAGATTGCCTTTGATGCGAGTAATAATGCGATATGTGTATTCCGTGAAACTATTGTTGCAGAATTGCAGATTACCGCCCGCTACTGGCCGTCAGGAGGTGGATGGAATGCCGGCGCTCTCCGACTTGACAGCGGTGATGCAAGAGATGGTGAAGCGACGCCGATGATTGGTTTTGACGGGAGCAACAACGGGATATGCACATTCCTGGAAAATGATGCAGGTAATACATTTGCCCAGTTGAATGCACGCAAATACACGGCGGCAGGTGGCTGGATCATCGGCTCATGGGGTGCACCAGCAGTGCTGAGCGGTGGTGTGAATGCTGCCAGTGCTCCTGCATTAGCAGTGCAATCAGGCGGGACTGCAGCTGCTGTCTTTGTAGAATTAGGCGCGGTCTATTGCAACCGCTATACTGCAGGCGCTTGGCAGGCTGGCGGAGCGGCGACAGTACTCAATGCCGCCGCAGGATCGCCCTATGTCGCCATGGATTCAAGCGGCTATGTCTATGCAGTCTATGTCTCTGGTGCAGGGAGAACCTTTGTGAACCGCTATGTCGCCGCCTGGACAGAGACGCAGCTTGATGATGGCACTGCCGCGACTACAATCCCCTTCATTGGCTTTGACCCCTCTGGTGCCTATGGAATGTGCGGATTTGTTCAGAGCAATAGAGTGGTGACGCGTAATTACACCGCTTCAACCAATACGTGGGCAGCGCAGCAGCTTGTTGACGGCAACACGGGGAATGCCCTCACACAGCTTTACATAGGGGCTGGATCAGGCCCCCAGAGGCTTCCCGTATGGCGTGATGCAGGAGTTCCTGCCATATATAGCAATATATATCGATAG
- a CDS encoding Uma2 family endonuclease, whose product MADLVRPERPPLTYEDYAAFPDDRNRYEIMEGELYMTPGPGTKHQKLSGRLFSILSTYIEHLEEGSFYYAPLDVILDNRTVMQPDLLYLSKERASLESERGIEGPPDLVIEILSPSSMRNDRVFKFRIYAKYRIEWYWMLDPDTKVLEEYALSGEGYTLVAQINGDEPFRPRLFPGLSLDLSRVWV is encoded by the coding sequence ATGGCAGACCTGGTCCGACCCGAGAGGCCTCCTCTCACCTATGAAGATTACGCTGCCTTCCCTGATGACAGGAACCGCTACGAGATAATGGAAGGAGAGCTTTATATGACGCCTGGGCCCGGAACGAAACATCAAAAGCTCTCAGGCAGGCTTTTTTCAATATTGAGCACTTATATTGAGCACTTAGAGGAAGGCAGTTTTTATTATGCACCCCTTGATGTCATTCTTGACAACCGCACGGTGATGCAGCCCGATCTCCTCTATCTGTCAAAAGAGCGCGCCTCCCTTGAGAGCGAGCGGGGCATCGAGGGCCCTCCAGACCTCGTGATAGAGATCCTCTCCCCGTCATCAATGCGCAATGACCGGGTCTTCAAGTTCCGCATCTATGCGAAATACCGGATCGAGTGGTACTGGATGCTGGACCCTGATACAAAGGTGTTGGAAGAGTATGCCCTTTCCGGTGAGGGTTACACCCTTGTAGCGCAGATCAATGGCGACGAGCCCTTCAGGCCCCGCCTTTTCCCCGGCCTTTCCCTCGACCTCTCCCGCGTGTGGGTCTGA
- a CDS encoding HNH endonuclease signature motif containing protein, which yields MNTPAGSQLREAPHREAAQATQAAEASAGAIREYPGYEAVMEGGQVFKAATGLPLVTYGADEVLSRADSRHIFRDLTGEVLDWNLWCLSSAGVRLDLLIGEALLSLHGKLEKLGYVRVGDFAREELGLSSRSGYELMRNAKALQKLPLIREALEQGLLRKSALRHLFQVVTPETEAEWLSRAMHSTIREIEEEVKKFKSGAGEAGIDSFVAGDDDEEDAGSLAVTVGVPFSVAAKWDRAIEVFRRIEEAELPSDSFVEALLAEFVASAPLVGLGCPGTATQAPEDSDSGTGKPGAHHTGELSLCCAQEKGSQGIEASHGDCANHGEGAYSRNSLDASDTRENGADPAIEEKTLLLGALAGAIGSLDDEASFGERDKELARQVHKDLEEVSHLWEYLPWKPVTVELPKELQAPGGSAPPAADPFEALARLRSMVALRHSLSFYQGRLLRTLNNFGLYKDMLFLSLGHYTRERLGMSRSTAYSLISLERSYLEYPDMLDLVKVGKLTPEQARHLAKVFNEGTRVQGAWLDYAQEIPVATLIQAVEGFLRFAKRAVHKKWDIAPEAFEVAVTGRSVKRLPALASNATETNGDMGLDAGVQICAQQKTVEGGSCVPWGEPPAVIWEVTAGGEHPELPGILSILSGEHPKEGTFGSNPPDRGALIRFFLKRDLIPLWNHAVRLWGGEELALFVEALLDAFLAAWDHPEKKDLHSRVLARDHYQCQAPGCRCRRNLHGHHIRFRSHGGPTTEGNLITLCRAHHLRCLHEGHLVIRGKAPHGLTFIFPRGGRVR from the coding sequence GTGAATACGCCGGCGGGATCTCAACTCAGGGAGGCCCCACACCGAGAGGCTGCTCAGGCCACCCAGGCTGCTGAGGCATCTGCCGGGGCGATCCGCGAGTATCCCGGATACGAGGCCGTCATGGAGGGCGGGCAGGTTTTCAAGGCTGCCACCGGCCTCCCGCTGGTCACGTACGGCGCCGACGAGGTGCTCTCACGGGCTGACAGCCGGCATATCTTCAGGGATCTCACCGGGGAGGTCCTGGACTGGAACCTCTGGTGCCTCTCTTCCGCCGGGGTCAGGCTCGATCTTCTCATCGGGGAGGCACTTCTTTCTCTACACGGGAAGCTCGAGAAGCTCGGCTATGTGCGTGTCGGCGACTTTGCACGCGAGGAGCTGGGCCTCTCATCCAGGAGCGGTTATGAGCTGATGAGGAATGCGAAGGCCCTTCAGAAGCTCCCCCTCATCAGGGAGGCTCTTGAACAGGGGCTTCTGCGCAAAAGCGCACTGCGGCATCTTTTCCAGGTCGTGACGCCTGAGACCGAGGCGGAGTGGCTCTCAAGAGCCATGCACTCCACCATAAGAGAAATTGAAGAGGAGGTGAAGAAATTCAAGTCGGGTGCCGGGGAGGCCGGCATCGATTCCTTTGTCGCCGGCGATGACGATGAAGAGGACGCAGGGAGCCTCGCGGTGACTGTGGGGGTTCCTTTTTCCGTTGCCGCAAAGTGGGATCGAGCCATCGAGGTCTTCCGCAGGATCGAGGAGGCGGAGCTTCCCTCGGATTCGTTCGTAGAGGCCCTTCTTGCGGAGTTTGTCGCTTCGGCGCCGCTTGTGGGTCTCGGGTGTCCTGGCACAGCGACGCAGGCACCGGAGGATTCGGATTCCGGGACAGGGAAGCCAGGCGCTCATCACACCGGGGAGCTTTCTCTCTGCTGCGCGCAGGAGAAAGGCTCCCAGGGCATTGAGGCTTCCCATGGCGACTGCGCCAACCACGGTGAGGGGGCATACTCTCGGAATAGCCTTGATGCTTCCGACACAAGGGAGAACGGAGCCGATCCCGCCATCGAGGAGAAGACCCTTCTCCTTGGCGCCCTGGCGGGTGCCATCGGCTCCCTCGATGACGAGGCCTCCTTCGGCGAGCGGGACAAGGAGCTTGCCCGCCAGGTCCACAAGGATCTTGAAGAGGTGTCGCACCTGTGGGAGTACCTCCCCTGGAAGCCCGTCACGGTGGAGCTTCCCAAGGAGCTCCAGGCTCCCGGTGGCTCTGCGCCTCCTGCCGCCGATCCTTTCGAAGCGCTCGCACGGCTGAGGTCGATGGTGGCGCTCCGCCACTCCCTCTCTTTTTACCAGGGGAGGCTCCTGCGGACTCTCAACAATTTCGGCCTCTATAAGGATATGCTCTTCCTCTCCCTGGGCCATTACACCAGGGAGCGCCTCGGGATGTCCCGCAGCACGGCATATTCCTTAATCTCATTAGAAAGGAGCTATTTGGAGTATCCGGATATGCTCGACCTCGTCAAGGTGGGGAAGCTCACGCCCGAGCAGGCGCGGCATCTTGCCAAGGTCTTCAATGAGGGGACCCGCGTCCAGGGGGCGTGGCTTGACTACGCCCAGGAGATCCCGGTGGCCACCCTCATCCAGGCGGTCGAGGGGTTTCTCCGCTTCGCGAAGAGGGCGGTTCACAAAAAGTGGGACATCGCTCCCGAGGCCTTCGAAGTGGCCGTCACGGGAAGGTCCGTCAAGAGGCTCCCCGCCCTGGCTTCAAATGCCACGGAAACCAATGGGGATATGGGTTTGGATGCCGGAGTACAGATTTGTGCACAGCAAAAAACTGTGGAAGGAGGCTCATGTGTTCCGTGGGGGGAGCCACCCGCCGTCATCTGGGAGGTCACCGCGGGCGGGGAGCACCCCGAGCTCCCCGGGATTCTCTCGATCCTCTCGGGAGAGCACCCGAAAGAAGGGACCTTCGGATCAAACCCTCCGGACAGAGGGGCCCTTATCCGCTTCTTTTTGAAGCGGGACCTCATCCCCCTCTGGAATCACGCGGTGAGGCTCTGGGGCGGAGAGGAGCTCGCTCTCTTCGTAGAGGCCCTCCTTGATGCCTTCCTTGCCGCCTGGGACCACCCAGAGAAAAAAGACCTCCACAGCCGCGTGCTTGCCCGCGACCACTACCAGTGCCAGGCTCCCGGCTGCCGGTGCCGGCGCAATCTGCACGGCCATCATATCAGGTTCCGCTCCCACGGCGGCCCCACCACCGAGGGCAATCTCATCACCCTCTGCAGGGCCCACCACCTGCGGTGCCTCCACGAGGGGCACCTTGTCATCAGGGGCAAGGCTCCTCACGGTCTCACCTTCATCTTCCCCCGTGGCGGCAGAGTCCGTTAG
- a CDS encoding type II toxin-antitoxin system VapC family toxin — MLTKGMSIAGHDLLIAGACLCHHRPLYTRNVSHFSRIEGLQLLSGEEIT, encoded by the coding sequence ATGTTGACAAAGGGAATGAGTATCGCAGGTCATGACCTTCTTATCGCGGGAGCCTGCCTCTGCCATCACAGGCCCCTCTATACGCGGAACGTGAGCCATTTCAGCAGGATTGAAGGCCTTCAGCTCCTCAGCGGGGAAGAAATCACCTGA
- a CDS encoding nucleotide sugar dehydrogenase, with amino-acid sequence MALPRICILGLGYIGLPTAGMFAVNGMPVLGVDVNSAVVSQVAKGGVHIAEPGLRTVIQAAVGSGALRVSERPEPSDVFIIAVPTPLTAEKRADLSFVEEASSMIAPCLAKGNMVIVESTIPPRTTEKTVIPLIERPGLKAGVDFDVVHCPERVIPGKILLELVENDRVIGGITAEAARRAEALYRAFVRGKILLTDLVTAEMVKLVENSFRDVNVAFANELSRISAVLGINAREVISLANHHPRVRILDPGPGVGGHCIAVDPWFIAECVPNEARLIRAARAVNDGMPAFVVDRIIARVPEKAKVALWGLTYKADVDDLRESPSLEVARLLREGGFSAGLFDPYVRNAPEIEVATLEESVKDASLIVLLVGHRDFRFINPRVVAPLVREKRLLDVKQFLDRAEWEAAGFICH; translated from the coding sequence ATGGCACTTCCGCGCATCTGCATACTGGGACTAGGGTATATCGGCCTCCCCACGGCGGGGATGTTCGCCGTGAACGGCATGCCCGTGCTGGGTGTGGACGTGAATTCCGCCGTGGTGAGCCAGGTGGCCAAGGGGGGAGTCCACATCGCCGAGCCGGGCCTTCGCACGGTGATCCAGGCCGCCGTGGGCTCAGGGGCGCTCCGCGTATCGGAGCGGCCTGAGCCTTCCGATGTCTTTATCATCGCCGTGCCCACGCCTCTTACCGCTGAAAAGCGCGCAGATCTCTCCTTTGTTGAGGAAGCCTCCTCCATGATCGCCCCATGCCTTGCCAAAGGGAACATGGTGATAGTGGAGTCCACGATCCCACCCCGGACCACGGAAAAGACCGTCATCCCCCTCATTGAGCGCCCGGGCCTCAAGGCAGGCGTGGATTTTGACGTGGTCCACTGCCCTGAGCGCGTGATCCCGGGGAAAATTCTCCTTGAGCTGGTGGAGAATGACCGGGTCATCGGCGGCATTACCGCTGAGGCGGCGCGGCGCGCCGAGGCTCTTTACCGCGCCTTCGTGCGCGGGAAGATCCTGCTTACCGATTTAGTGACGGCAGAGATGGTGAAGCTCGTGGAGAACAGCTTCCGCGATGTCAATGTCGCCTTTGCCAACGAGCTCTCCCGCATCAGCGCGGTGCTGGGAATCAACGCGAGAGAGGTCATTTCGCTGGCGAACCACCATCCCCGCGTGCGCATCCTGGACCCCGGCCCCGGCGTGGGAGGCCACTGCATCGCCGTGGACCCCTGGTTTATCGCCGAGTGCGTCCCCAACGAGGCCCGCCTTATCAGGGCCGCCAGGGCCGTCAACGACGGGATGCCGGCCTTCGTCGTGGACCGTATCATTGCCCGGGTGCCCGAGAAGGCCAAGGTGGCCCTCTGGGGCCTCACCTACAAGGCCGACGTGGACGACCTCCGCGAGAGCCCTTCGCTTGAAGTGGCCCGCCTTTTAAGGGAAGGAGGCTTCAGTGCGGGCCTTTTTGACCCATACGTGCGCAACGCTCCCGAAATAGAGGTGGCCACGCTTGAGGAGTCCGTAAAAGACGCCTCCCTTATCGTGCTCCTTGTGGGGCACAGGGACTTCCGCTTCATCAACCCCCGCGTCGTGGCGCCCCTTGTGAGGGAGAAGCGCCTGCTGGACGTGAAGCAGTTCCTGGACCGCGCCGAGTGGGAGGCCGCCGGCTTCATCTGCCATTAG
- a CDS encoding transcription termination/antitermination NusG family protein codes for MWFAVNTKPRNENLAKQSIEEKGVEVFLPRFETSRRRGGKRVLTVEPLFPGYLFVSTGEGEGEKSPVDVLIAIRWVPGVKRVLCSGLSPVQVPDEAINLIRWRIGEGGPGVPKVEREFREGDSVAVRHGPFKGLIGVVDRTIPAKDRVRVFLDFMSHQTPVELDSVLLDRLS; via the coding sequence ATGTGGTTTGCCGTCAACACGAAGCCCCGCAACGAAAACCTTGCGAAGCAGAGCATCGAGGAGAAGGGCGTGGAAGTCTTTCTGCCCAGGTTCGAGACGTCGCGCCGCCGCGGCGGGAAGCGCGTCCTCACCGTGGAGCCCCTCTTCCCGGGCTACCTTTTCGTGAGCACCGGCGAAGGCGAAGGGGAGAAATCGCCTGTTGACGTCCTGATCGCCATCCGCTGGGTCCCCGGGGTGAAGCGCGTCCTCTGCTCGGGCCTGAGCCCCGTGCAGGTGCCCGACGAGGCCATCAACCTCATCAGGTGGCGCATCGGCGAGGGAGGCCCGGGGGTGCCCAAGGTGGAGCGCGAGTTCCGGGAGGGAGACTCCGTTGCCGTGCGCCACGGCCCCTTCAAGGGCCTCATCGGCGTGGTAGACAGGACAATCCCCGCCAAGGACCGCGTGCGGGTCTTCCTGGACTTCATGTCCCACCAGACGCCCGTGGAGCTTGATTCAGTGCTGCTCGACCGCCTCTCCTGA
- a CDS encoding tetratricopeptide repeat protein, with translation MRNEQTIKKLERIVADEPSNHEALFQLGRHYIENDDLNGAIYYLEKALTVNPNLINARYELAVVFSRNFAYEYAVKEWQKIVDEDGDFRFHEIDMASMVNLTIAVKAWERYDASEADSPYKHFTLGFIYYCLRMIDKSISQYIKAVTSNDKFEMAHYFLGLSFAEKGDFANAFKAYSIELTLRPQSPNVCYHLGMANYRLGKIQQAVLSYQKAIQYRPRYLKANFQLGISFSAQGLFPQAEKAFKLTLDYKPNFADAHLELGKAYHKQYRMDEAAKEYELAIRSNPRLKEAAFKLGELKKSLGKMDEAVNYFQRASELDPTDGDIYYYVGSIYSQQKKFEEAVLEFRKALNLIPNHDFAIYALGEVLFNMGELDRAIEMYKRGLQLNPNDNKFRNALGKALFRTGDLEQAICEFQKVLEENPKDAFSHYYLGLSLFKTGKIAEAAREYQRSVESNPNSAYAHFCLGASYSKNKEFELAVREFEKATELMPSSEAELALFGTLQLLAAIGIEHAQQGQELERRYIQIREVYRETVKALANAIDARDPYTRFHSARVSRIAKTLAIHIRNIDSELIPASYIEDIEIGGLLHDVGKIAIPDYIVRKEAALTDEEMAYMRKHPLEGEKILKDINFPWQVIPLVRHHHEKYNGRGYPDGLFGESIPFGAMIICIADVYDALVTNRPYRKAYSAEQALGIITKGRGTEFAEGIVDAFIEIVPTLEPLLVDITQKRDSDYNPERRSPRA, from the coding sequence ATGAGAAACGAGCAGACCATCAAGAAGCTGGAGCGCATCGTTGCCGATGAGCCAAGCAATCATGAGGCCCTTTTCCAGCTCGGAAGGCACTACATAGAGAATGACGATCTCAACGGCGCGATCTATTACCTGGAAAAAGCCCTCACGGTAAACCCCAACCTCATCAATGCCCGCTACGAGCTGGCCGTGGTGTTCTCGCGGAACTTCGCCTACGAGTACGCGGTGAAAGAGTGGCAGAAGATCGTCGATGAAGACGGCGATTTCCGCTTCCACGAGATTGACATGGCCTCCATGGTGAACCTGACCATCGCCGTGAAAGCCTGGGAACGCTATGACGCCTCGGAAGCCGACTCGCCGTACAAGCATTTCACCCTGGGCTTTATCTACTACTGCCTCAGGATGATTGACAAGTCCATCAGCCAGTATATCAAGGCCGTGACGAGCAACGACAAGTTTGAGATGGCCCATTATTTTCTGGGCCTCTCCTTTGCCGAGAAAGGCGATTTTGCCAATGCCTTCAAGGCCTACAGCATCGAGCTCACTCTCAGGCCCCAGTCTCCCAATGTGTGCTACCATCTGGGCATGGCCAACTACCGCCTCGGGAAGATCCAGCAGGCCGTCCTGTCATACCAGAAAGCCATCCAGTACCGGCCGAGGTATCTCAAGGCCAATTTTCAGCTCGGCATCTCATTCTCCGCCCAGGGGCTCTTCCCCCAGGCTGAGAAGGCATTCAAGCTGACCCTTGACTACAAGCCTAATTTTGCCGACGCCCACCTTGAGCTGGGCAAGGCCTATCACAAGCAGTACAGGATGGACGAGGCAGCCAAGGAATACGAGCTTGCCATCCGCTCCAATCCCCGCCTCAAGGAGGCCGCGTTCAAGCTCGGCGAGCTCAAGAAATCGCTGGGAAAGATGGACGAGGCCGTCAACTATTTCCAGAGGGCCTCCGAGCTTGATCCCACCGACGGCGACATATACTACTACGTGGGCTCCATTTACTCGCAGCAGAAAAAATTCGAGGAAGCGGTGCTGGAGTTCCGTAAGGCCCTCAACCTCATCCCCAACCATGACTTCGCCATCTATGCCCTCGGCGAGGTGCTCTTCAACATGGGCGAGCTTGATCGGGCCATCGAGATGTACAAGAGGGGTCTTCAGCTCAATCCCAACGACAACAAGTTCCGCAACGCCCTCGGCAAGGCCCTTTTCAGGACCGGCGACCTCGAGCAGGCCATCTGCGAGTTCCAGAAAGTCCTCGAGGAGAATCCCAAGGACGCCTTCTCCCATTACTACCTCGGCCTCTCCCTTTTCAAGACGGGCAAGATTGCCGAGGCTGCACGGGAGTACCAGCGCTCGGTGGAGTCAAACCCCAACAGCGCCTATGCCCATTTCTGCCTGGGAGCGAGCTACTCCAAGAACAAGGAGTTCGAGCTCGCCGTCAGGGAGTTTGAGAAGGCCACGGAGCTCATGCCCTCCTCGGAGGCAGAGCTGGCCCTCTTCGGCACGCTGCAGCTTCTTGCGGCCATCGGGATTGAGCATGCCCAGCAGGGCCAGGAGCTTGAGCGCCGTTATATCCAGATCCGCGAGGTATACCGCGAGACGGTGAAGGCCCTCGCCAACGCCATCGATGCCCGCGATCCCTACACGCGCTTCCACTCGGCCCGCGTCTCGCGCATTGCCAAGACCCTGGCCATCCATATCAGGAACATTGATTCCGAGCTCATCCCCGCGTCTTACATCGAGGATATCGAGATTGGGGGCCTCCTCCACGACGTGGGCAAGATAGCCATTCCCGACTATATCGTGCGCAAGGAGGCAGCCCTCACCGACGAGGAGATGGCTTACATGAGAAAGCACCCCCTCGAGGGGGAGAAGATTCTCAAGGACATCAACTTCCCGTGGCAGGTCATCCCCCTCGTGCGCCACCACCACGAGAAATACAACGGGAGAGGCTATCCTGACGGCCTTTTCGGCGAGAGCATCCCCTTCGGCGCCATGATCATCTGCATTGCCGATGTCTATGACGCCCTTGTGACGAACAGGCCCTACCGGAAAGCTTATTCAGCCGAGCAGGCCCTCGGCATCATCACCAAGGGGAGGGGCACCGAGTTCGCCGAGGGGATAGTGGACGCCTTCATCGAGATTGTGCCTACCCTGGAGCCGCTCCTGGTGGACATTACCCAGAAACGCGACAGCGATTATAACCCCGAGCGCCGCTCACCCCGGGCCTGA